A section of the Streptococcus oriscaviae genome encodes:
- a CDS encoding glycoside hydrolase family 13 protein, giving the protein MVEKTDWWKKSVIYQIYPRSFQDSNGDGIGDIRGIISRLDYLSELGIDAIWLSPVYQSPMDDNGYDISDYQVIAPEFGTMEDMDQLIAEGRKRNIKIVMDLVLNHTSDEHVWFQEALKGEENPYHDYYVWAKEPNSLKSTFSGSAWEYVPHLDKYYLHQFSVKQPDLNWKNPSLKQEIWNMINFWIEKGVGGFRLDMIDLIGKEPEKLITADGPTLHFLIQELNENTFGAYDLVTVGETWSANPEKAQLYSHPDRNELSMIFQFEHVCLDQEEGKEKWDLAPLEPARLHQVLSKWQTELVGKGWNSLFWNNHDLPRAISRFGDDRPEFRELSGKMLAIYLHFMSGTPYIYQGEEIGMINTPIQDIKEADDIETRNMYAERLEAGYSKDEVLVSINAKGRDNARRPMQWDGEKHAGFTTGSPWLNLNPSYEAVNVQTALENKESIFYTYQRLIQLRKTYSCLSQGLYQNLPTGNPSVLAYRKYDEADAFVVIVNFTAQDQPHSADLTGNGELFMSNYQELSNHSNLLRPYEARVYKK; this is encoded by the coding sequence ATGGTAGAAAAAACAGACTGGTGGAAGAAATCCGTTATTTATCAAATTTATCCGCGTAGTTTTCAAGATTCCAATGGAGATGGTATTGGGGACATTAGAGGAATTATCAGTCGCCTCGATTATTTAAGTGAGTTGGGCATTGATGCTATCTGGCTCAGTCCGGTTTATCAATCTCCCATGGATGATAATGGCTATGATATTAGTGATTATCAGGTCATTGCCCCCGAGTTCGGTACAATGGAAGATATGGATCAATTGATTGCCGAAGGGCGTAAGCGAAACATCAAGATTGTCATGGACTTGGTTCTCAACCATACTTCGGATGAACACGTTTGGTTTCAAGAGGCGCTTAAGGGGGAGGAGAATCCCTATCATGATTATTATGTTTGGGCCAAAGAACCCAACTCACTCAAATCAACCTTTTCAGGGTCAGCATGGGAGTACGTTCCCCATTTAGACAAATACTATCTACACCAGTTCTCTGTCAAGCAGCCAGACCTTAACTGGAAAAATCCTTCCCTAAAACAAGAGATATGGAATATGATTAACTTTTGGATTGAAAAAGGTGTAGGTGGGTTTCGGTTAGACATGATTGATTTGATAGGAAAAGAGCCAGAAAAGTTAATTACCGCCGATGGACCAACTCTTCATTTTCTGATTCAGGAATTAAATGAAAACACATTCGGAGCCTACGATCTTGTAACAGTTGGAGAAACTTGGAGTGCCAATCCTGAGAAAGCCCAGCTTTATTCACATCCAGATAGAAATGAGCTCTCCATGATTTTCCAGTTTGAACATGTCTGTCTTGATCAAGAGGAAGGAAAGGAAAAATGGGACTTGGCACCGCTTGAACCGGCACGCTTGCACCAAGTTCTCTCCAAATGGCAGACAGAACTGGTAGGCAAGGGGTGGAACTCCTTATTTTGGAACAACCATGACCTTCCTCGTGCCATTTCTCGTTTCGGTGATGATAGGCCAGAATTTCGTGAGTTGAGTGGTAAGATGCTAGCTATTTATCTTCATTTCATGTCAGGTACACCTTATATTTACCAAGGTGAAGAAATCGGTATGATCAATACACCGATACAGGATATTAAAGAGGCTGATGATATTGAAACTCGCAACATGTATGCGGAACGCTTGGAAGCAGGATACAGTAAAGATGAAGTGCTAGTTTCCATCAACGCTAAGGGTCGTGACAATGCACGCAGGCCCATGCAGTGGGATGGTGAAAAACATGCAGGCTTCACAACGGGTAGTCCTTGGCTGAACTTGAATCCGAGCTATGAAGCAGTCAATGTTCAGACAGCACTAGAAAATAAGGAATCCATCTTCTATACTTACCAGCGACTCATTCAGCTACGTAAGACCTATTCTTGTTTATCTCAGGGGCTTTACCAGAACCTTCCAACAGGCAACCCATCTGTTTTAGCTTACCGTAAGTATGATGAAGCGGATGCGTTCGTTGTAATTGTCAATTTCACAGCCCAAGACCAGCCCCACTCAGCCGATTTGACTGGCAATGGAGAGCTCTTCATGAGCAATTATCAGGAGTTATCCAATCACTCAAACTTGCTCAGGCCGTACGAAGCAAGGGTTTACAAAAAATAA